From Lolium perenne isolate Kyuss_39 chromosome 5, Kyuss_2.0, whole genome shotgun sequence, a single genomic window includes:
- the LOC127319762 gene encoding F-box protein At5g65850-like, with product MAEFFPTDVLVEILLRLPSCARRRSRLVCQLWRDTVDTRTTTEIRPRTVVATKESVHLIEDLPSSSSNSSPTGSRDLWASDAFKGMHLVGTCNGLVCMCDNRFRHRQKPGGSITLANPVTGEALAIPPLRHAKYSWCSYLMYGFGYHPAMGRYKVVHVPYLSDRVSVFTLGEAAWRTVATGSPKETYDVNTGIVSINGAAYWAVKEPAAKVVSFDLGNEHITYIRPLPDELSRPGCWRLTEVRGRLGIALSQDDKTEVWVMEQCTWSRWYSVQMNKHQLTHPNFTYHGDHVLTMQWQPGRGLVLHKHKPSDGGNKTQRVVVEIDERNEGTVVAEFKTNYSSHQTFAYVETTEPLSVYQPKK from the coding sequence ATGGCAGAGTTCTTCCCCACCGACGTCCTCGTCGAGATCCTGCTTCGGCTACCCTCGTGCGCCCGGCGGCGATCCCGCCTCGTCTGCCAGCTCTGGCGCGACACCGTCGACACGCGCACCACCACCGAGATCCGCCCTAGGACGGTCGTCGCCACCAAAGAATCTGTACACCTCATCGAGGACCTACCGTCATCGTCATCGAACAGTAGCCCTACCGGGAGCAGAGACCTGTGGGCCAGCGACGCCTTCAAGGGTATGCACCTAGTTGGCACCTGCAACGGCCTCGTCTGCATGTGCGACAACCGATTCAGACACCGGCAAAAGCCCGGTGGAAGCATCACCCTGGCCAATCCGGTCACCGGCGAGGCGCTGGCCATACCACCGCTGCGGCATGCCAAATACTCCTGGTGCTCGTACCTGATGTATGGCTTCGGATACCATCCCGCGATGGGTCGGTACAAGGTCGTGCACGTTCCCTACTTGTCCGACAGGGTCTCGGTCTTCACCCTCGGGGAGGCGGCCTGGAGAACTGTCGCCACAGGCAGTCCAAAAGAGACCTACGACGTTAACACGGGCATCGTGAGCATCAACGGTGCAGCGTACTGGGCTGTGAAGGAACCTGCTGCAAAGGTCGTCTCCTTCGACCTCGGCAACGAGCACATCACATACATCCGGCCTCTCCCCGACGAGTTGTCCAGACCAGGCTGCTGGCGCCTTACAGAGGTGCGCGGGAGGCTGGGCATCGCCTTGAGCCAGGATGACAAGACGGAGGTGTGGGTCATGGAGCAATGTACATGGAGCCGCTGGTACAGCGTGCAGATGAACAAGCATCAGCTCACACATCCAAACTTTACTTACCACGGCGACCACGTCTTGACGATGCAATGGCAGCCAGGGAGAGGTTTAGTACTACACAAACACAAGCCGAGCGACGGAGGAAACAAGACACAGCGCGTTGTGGTAGAGATAGACGAAAGGAACGAAGGGACGGTGGTTGCCGAATTCAAAACAAACTACAGCAGCCACCAAACCTTCGCCTACGTCGAGACCACAGAACCTTTGAGTGTGTATCAaccaaaaaaatag